In a single window of the Leptospira barantonii genome:
- a CDS encoding type II secretion system protein GspJ: protein MKAERLNFTRKGFTLIEISIVVMILGVIFTGLFSTYYTSLRISRESSSPGGAAKRDILLAMENIRSTIAMTYFHQTQRRLIFIGRNDGRGLDRRDRLDFAATHPNSEETSMPEVREVSFYLKPMLDVPDYYQLIRREDEMVDRYPKSGGTEYTLLTHVKSFQLKYSRTGAKWEDEWDSKLTKVLPRLIRIEVIVNSGKKEVRYETLAFPGILFK from the coding sequence ATGAAAGCAGAAAGATTAAATTTCACGCGCAAAGGATTTACGCTGATCGAAATTTCGATTGTGGTGATGATTTTGGGAGTGATCTTTACCGGACTTTTTTCCACCTATTACACTTCTCTTCGAATTTCAAGAGAGTCCTCCTCTCCGGGCGGCGCGGCCAAACGAGACATTCTTCTCGCGATGGAGAACATTCGCAGTACGATCGCGATGACTTACTTTCATCAAACACAAAGAAGACTGATCTTTATCGGAAGAAACGACGGACGAGGACTGGATCGTCGAGATCGCCTGGACTTCGCGGCGACACATCCGAATTCGGAAGAAACTTCCATGCCCGAGGTTCGAGAGGTTTCTTTTTATTTAAAACCGATGCTCGACGTTCCGGACTATTACCAATTGATCCGAAGAGAGGACGAGATGGTGGACCGTTATCCGAAATCGGGCGGAACGGAATACACTCTATTGACGCACGTAAAAAGTTTTCAACTCAAGTATTCCAGAACCGGCGCGAAGTGGGAAGACGAATGGGATTCCAAACTCACAAAGGTTCTTCCGAGACTGATTCGAATCGAGGTCATCGTCAATTCGGGAAAAAAGGAGGTCCGTTATGAAACGCTTGCGTTCCCGGGAATTCTTTTTAAGTAA
- a CDS encoding general secretion pathway protein GspK has translation MKRLRSREFFLSNFRKSRQGFMVVILVMAIGTASFYTATEFGERSLGERRIAQADADGFRALLLAKAGFQGALGALKKIPEEYLYKSGIALNPPPLPMGGGTIFYKISSEDGKINLNSLLNPDDNQQNLRTVEMVARLFDKLGIKREKIFPIFDWMDTDLQETGGGAEDLYYSSLKPPRKNKNSFMYSVSELVSIKGFDRETVYGSLKPADFDQKYSKAFQSDEEKALIGDSDFVLANNITAYIPAGQNSDDRINLNAAPYFVLMSLSDFMTKQAAMRILKFKLEQGGFIKELKDIEKFQEFQIPTAGGLTLYKELAGEGTDVSGGRVKTKGEVFRIVAVGQVGKTIRRITGIFDLTNNQMLYYMED, from the coding sequence ATGAAACGCTTGCGTTCCCGGGAATTCTTTTTAAGTAATTTTAGAAAATCCAGACAAGGTTTTATGGTCGTCATTCTCGTGATGGCGATCGGAACCGCATCCTTTTATACCGCTACGGAGTTCGGCGAACGTTCCTTAGGCGAAAGAAGAATCGCACAAGCCGACGCGGACGGGTTCAGAGCCCTTCTTCTTGCAAAAGCCGGTTTTCAAGGAGCGCTCGGCGCATTGAAAAAAATCCCGGAAGAATATCTTTATAAAAGTGGGATCGCGTTGAACCCTCCGCCCTTACCGATGGGCGGCGGAACGATTTTCTATAAGATCAGTTCGGAAGACGGTAAGATCAATTTGAATTCTCTCCTGAACCCGGACGACAACCAGCAAAATCTTCGAACCGTGGAAATGGTCGCGAGGCTTTTTGATAAACTCGGAATCAAACGCGAGAAAATTTTTCCGATCTTCGATTGGATGGATACCGATCTTCAAGAAACCGGGGGCGGCGCGGAGGATCTATATTATTCTTCCCTAAAACCTCCGAGAAAGAATAAGAATTCTTTTATGTACTCGGTTTCGGAGCTCGTTTCCATAAAAGGGTTTGATCGAGAAACGGTATACGGTTCCTTGAAGCCCGCCGATTTCGATCAAAAGTATTCCAAAGCGTTTCAATCGGACGAGGAAAAGGCTTTGATCGGGGACAGCGATTTCGTCTTAGCGAACAATATAACGGCATACATTCCCGCGGGACAAAACTCGGACGATAGAATCAACTTGAACGCGGCGCCATATTTTGTTTTGATGTCTTTATCCGATTTCATGACAAAACAGGCCGCGATGAGAATTCTCAAATTCAAATTGGAGCAGGGCGGTTTTATCAAAGAACTGAAGGACATCGAAAAATTTCAGGAATTCCAAATTCCCACTGCGGGCGGATTGACGCTTTATAAGGAACTCGCGGGGGAAGGAACGGATGTCTCCGGCGGTCGAGTCAAAACCAAAGGAGAAGTTTTTCGAATCGTTGCGGTGGGTCAGGTCGGCAAAACGATCCGCCGTATCACGGGAATTTTCGATCTGACGAACAACCAAATGCTCTATTACATGGAAGATTAA
- a CDS encoding cell division protein FtsA — translation MFIYDQFLAIDYGTSTIKGVLFQKVLGKLSILRSEIMSISHGEEDEYRHNVLRFINSYFPGETSIVLNLPLDRLFVRELHIPLTTVKAIREVIPFEVENRIPFPMETVEVTGSIWRIDQEKSDVIAYSAHHSELDFITSPFLGSNIVFRGLFVDSVSLSSVVSEHTNKEITYKNCAQADIGGRVTVLNILSEGKVAHTRYISIGGDTLTETIAGDLKIPFEKAEAIKLSLQFEPFAGEEDGLNLFAKEFKLKVADIKKAFQSASKFAERLSSEIHRSIVSMNETERPEVLYLSGGGSKVRGIESVFGDSLGLITRRYDFLSLDGDTFSTCFGMGYHFGFPKKDKIDFIDTPHVKRINKNILNLDQFRPHLIFSGISLFILITVFFVGIVIDKRKLSASDKMLAEKFQRGFGRSAPEDVDILEYAGKLKNDEKKKTEIYRLYLSKPSILDILFELSMNFPASDMQPFQLDQFDYDQDLVKIGGRVNEFSEIGVVQRSLEKSPMFKDIEVTNKRLMQGVKAYKVSFTITMKVVNKPVTSEESF, via the coding sequence ATGTTTATTTACGATCAATTTCTCGCAATCGACTACGGAACGAGCACGATCAAAGGCGTCCTTTTCCAGAAGGTTCTCGGAAAGTTAAGTATTCTCCGTTCCGAAATCATGAGCATCTCTCACGGTGAAGAGGACGAATACAGACACAACGTTCTTCGTTTTATCAACTCGTATTTTCCGGGAGAAACGAGCATCGTTTTGAATCTTCCTTTGGATCGCCTTTTTGTACGAGAACTTCATATTCCCTTAACCACGGTCAAAGCAATCCGTGAAGTGATTCCATTCGAAGTGGAAAACAGAATTCCGTTTCCGATGGAGACAGTCGAGGTCACGGGAAGTATTTGGAGAATCGATCAGGAAAAATCGGACGTCATCGCGTATTCCGCGCATCACAGCGAATTGGATTTTATCACTTCCCCATTTTTGGGAAGCAACATCGTATTCCGCGGTTTGTTCGTCGACTCGGTCAGCCTTTCTTCCGTGGTTTCCGAACATACGAACAAGGAAATCACATATAAGAATTGCGCACAAGCCGACATAGGCGGACGAGTCACCGTTCTCAACATTCTCAGCGAAGGAAAGGTCGCGCATACGAGATACATCTCCATAGGCGGAGACACTCTTACGGAGACGATCGCCGGCGACTTGAAAATTCCTTTTGAAAAAGCGGAAGCGATCAAACTCTCTCTTCAATTCGAACCGTTTGCGGGAGAAGAAGATGGTCTCAATCTTTTCGCAAAAGAATTCAAACTCAAAGTCGCGGATATCAAAAAGGCGTTCCAAAGCGCTTCCAAATTCGCAGAAAGACTTTCCTCCGAAATCCATAGAAGTATCGTTTCGATGAACGAAACCGAAAGACCGGAAGTTTTATATCTTTCCGGCGGAGGAAGCAAGGTTCGCGGTATAGAATCCGTTTTCGGGGATTCTCTCGGATTGATAACGCGTCGTTACGATTTTCTTTCCTTGGACGGGGACACATTCTCGACCTGTTTCGGGATGGGTTATCATTTCGGTTTTCCGAAAAAAGATAAGATCGATTTTATCGATACTCCTCACGTTAAACGAATCAATAAGAATATTCTCAACCTGGATCAATTCAGACCTCATTTGATTTTTTCGGGTATTTCGTTGTTTATTCTAATCACGGTATTTTTTGTCGGGATCGTAATCGACAAAAGAAAACTCAGCGCGAGCGACAAGATGCTCGCCGAAAAATTCCAAAGAGGGTTCGGAAGATCGGCCCCCGAAGACGTGGATATATTAGAATATGCCGGTAAACTAAAGAACGACGAAAAGAAAAAAACCGAGATCTACAGACTTTACTTAAGTAAACCGAGTATTCTCGACATTCTTTTCGAACTTTCGATGAACTTTCCGGCTTCCGATATGCAACCTTTTCAATTGGATCAGTTCGACTACGATCAGGATCTTGTTAAGATCGGGGGCAGGGTCAACGAGTTCAGCGAGATCGGAGTCGTACAAAGATCCTTGGAAAAATCTCCCATGTTTAAGGACATAGAAGTCACTAACAAAAGATTGATGCAGGGAGTAAAAGCGTATAAGGTTTCCTTTACGATTACGATGAAGGTGGTCAACAAACCGGTCACATCCGAGGAGTCTTTTTAA
- the gspN gene encoding type II secretion system protein GspN, which produces MKKEEELQEETALTPEEEEFLTLELQEEEEEAAPRFTLKQKLILIATGVFSFLIFTIWLFPLDEIVRSSLNSSSTKTGTIINFRDLSISFLGNVTLDTLEVTTPSNLKIKTEEAVLKTSLFGLMKRKFDGKFKLVSLKIDTENGPLAKIRNFEGQGKIENLDQGLARMNGNLDLEIPPGNNSGMIQELPEIPLLGELKNITIKKFLTKVVLQGGNLIFNDFTLDTSIARFDITGNIRLSENMSFSQLNLRICLELDRNFALERQDIQDMLTLLEKQSGGKCIPVLGTVGKPEVKIPGLTGPPTGSP; this is translated from the coding sequence ATGAAAAAAGAAGAAGAACTTCAGGAAGAAACGGCTCTTACTCCCGAAGAGGAAGAATTCCTAACGTTAGAACTGCAGGAAGAAGAGGAAGAAGCCGCTCCTCGATTCACTCTCAAACAAAAACTCATCCTCATCGCGACGGGTGTTTTTTCTTTTCTAATTTTTACGATTTGGCTTTTTCCTTTGGACGAAATCGTCCGGAGTTCGCTGAATTCTTCCTCCACAAAAACGGGGACCATCATCAACTTTCGAGACCTAAGTATTTCCTTTTTAGGAAACGTAACCTTGGACACTCTCGAAGTTACGACCCCCTCCAATTTGAAAATCAAAACGGAAGAGGCGGTTTTGAAAACTTCCTTGTTCGGTTTAATGAAACGAAAATTCGACGGAAAGTTCAAATTGGTTTCCTTAAAGATCGATACCGAAAACGGACCTCTCGCTAAAATTCGGAATTTCGAAGGACAGGGAAAGATCGAGAATCTGGATCAGGGACTCGCAAGGATGAACGGGAACTTGGATCTTGAAATTCCCCCAGGAAACAATTCCGGAATGATTCAGGAACTTCCCGAAATTCCTCTTTTGGGAGAATTGAAAAACATCACGATCAAAAAGTTTCTTACCAAGGTCGTCCTTCAAGGTGGGAATCTGATCTTCAACGATTTCACGTTAGACACATCGATTGCTCGATTCGATATCACCGGCAATATCCGTCTTTCCGAAAACATGTCTTTTTCTCAGTTGAATCTTAGAATCTGCCTTGAACTGGATCGTAATTTCGCTCTGGAAAGACAGGACATTCAAGATATGTTGACCCTGCTCGAAAAACAAAGCGGTGGCAAATGTATTCCCGTTTTGGGAACCGTAGGAAAACCGGAAGTAAAGATTCCGGGACTGACCGGACCACCGACGGGAAGTCCTTAA
- a CDS encoding D-Ala-D-Ala carboxypeptidase family metallohydrolase, with translation MIRLKSIPILLLFCLFLFKCDFQPHTPPSHEQWIEFKKLPGNEKKILAFEVFLRKHKLLNVVPIEQLLRQGTDWRQTKARPFAIPPSTLWPNILPTLRIVRDLILPQFGPVTVVSGFRESEYNEKAGGAKSSRHLLFSALDMIPDKETNRLFLKNSLLKLWQNKGPDQKIGLGLYSRNRFHIDTNGFRKWKK, from the coding sequence GTGATTCGTTTAAAATCAATTCCTATTCTTCTTTTATTCTGTCTTTTCCTTTTTAAATGCGATTTTCAACCGCATACTCCTCCTTCTCATGAACAATGGATCGAGTTCAAGAAACTTCCCGGAAATGAGAAAAAGATTCTCGCTTTTGAAGTCTTTCTTCGAAAACATAAATTGTTAAACGTTGTCCCCATCGAACAACTTCTAAGACAAGGCACGGATTGGAGGCAAACTAAAGCGAGACCTTTCGCGATTCCACCTTCGACTTTGTGGCCGAATATTTTACCAACTCTAAGAATAGTTCGAGATCTGATTCTTCCTCAATTTGGCCCGGTAACCGTGGTTTCAGGGTTTAGAGAATCGGAATATAATGAAAAAGCGGGTGGGGCGAAATCAAGTCGGCATCTTTTATTTTCCGCTTTAGATATGATTCCCGATAAAGAGACGAATCGACTTTTCTTAAAAAATTCTCTTTTAAAACTTTGGCAAAACAAAGGTCCCGATCAAAAAATCGGACTCGGGTTATACTCTCGAAATCGATTTCATATCGATACGAATGGATTTCGTAAATGGAAAAAATAA
- a CDS encoding vitamin B12-dependent ribonucleotide reductase, whose product MKLNRHFTVPQNGEASTIQWAKRNSRISNPDGSKVFEANNILVPEGWSQVAVDILAQKYFRRKGIPKYLKKVQEEGIPEWLQKSVPDSEKLESLKPEDRFGGETSALEVFHRLAGCWTYWGYKYKYFSDEESAKVFYDEIVYMLATQMAAPNSPQWFNTGLNWAYGIDGKSQGHYYVDPATGKLVKSASAYEHPQPHACFIQSVDDDLVNDGGIMDLWVREARLFKYGSGTGTNFSNLRGENEPLSGGGKSSGLMSFLKIGDRAAGAIKSGGTTRRAAKMVCLDVDHPDIENFIDWKVTEEKKVASLVTGSMLNNRHLNAIMSACYEMETEDRFDPKKNSSLKKTILEAKKVLIPDNYIKRVIDLAKQGYKEILFEELTTDWQSDAYNTVSGQNSNNSVRLTNEFMTAVEQDQPWNLYFRTEKERAKSEGRKAKPSQTLRARELWEKISYAAWASADPGTQYHTTINEWHTCPEDGSINASNPCSEYMFLDNTACNLASANLQKFVNLETLNFDVEGFRYLCRLWTIILEISVTMAQFPSKEIAELSYKFRTLGLGYANLGSILMILGIPYDSQEAMAITGAISSIMHMTAYATSAEMAKEQGPFAGYAKNKKHMLRVIRNHKRAAYNAPSGDYEGLTITPVGINPAFCPSYMLKAAQEDSDLALELGEKYGYRNAQVTVIAPTGTIGLVMDCDTTGIEPDFALVKFKKLAGGGYFKIINQSVPYGLKKLGYSPSEIEAIVNYCKGHATLNGAPIVNTQALKEKGFTNEILEKVEASLPLAFDINFAFNKFNLGEDFLTRNLGIAKEVFDVPGFSLLEYLGFTKEEINKANDYVCGTMTIENAPFLKEKDYPVFDCANKCGKYGKRFLSYESHIRTMAAAQPFISGAISKTINLPEDAVVEDIKNAYFLSWKMMIKANALYRDGSKLSQPLNSVLELLNGIEVEEQDEVREAMISKDPVQIAEKVITKYISHRRKLPSRRAGYTQKAIVGGHKVYLRTGEYEDGQIGEIFIDMHKEGAAFRSLMNAFAISVSLGLQHGVPLEEYVDAFTFFKFEPNGIVSGNKHIKMSTSVIDYIFRELAITYLGRYDLGQVAPEDLRGDEIGSKRATAKSNHRETVSSTTTATAVADVAPKKEVETISYSQMISKERTAAPTGLALLEEVKLAKIKGYTGDSCSECGSFEMVRNGSCLKCMSCGSTTGCS is encoded by the coding sequence ATGAAGCTAAACCGTCATTTTACCGTCCCCCAAAATGGTGAAGCGTCCACAATTCAGTGGGCAAAACGAAATTCCCGGATTTCCAATCCGGATGGATCGAAAGTTTTTGAGGCTAACAACATCCTCGTCCCTGAGGGATGGTCCCAGGTCGCTGTGGATATTCTTGCCCAGAAATATTTCCGGAGAAAAGGAATTCCTAAGTATCTGAAAAAGGTTCAAGAGGAAGGAATTCCTGAATGGCTTCAAAAATCGGTTCCTGATTCTGAAAAACTGGAATCTTTAAAGCCCGAAGATCGTTTCGGCGGTGAAACCAGCGCACTGGAAGTCTTTCATAGACTCGCAGGCTGTTGGACCTATTGGGGATATAAATATAAATACTTCTCCGATGAAGAAAGCGCAAAAGTTTTCTATGATGAAATCGTATATATGCTCGCTACTCAAATGGCGGCTCCGAATTCTCCCCAGTGGTTTAACACCGGTTTAAACTGGGCGTATGGAATCGACGGAAAATCCCAAGGTCACTACTACGTAGATCCTGCGACCGGCAAGTTGGTTAAATCCGCTTCCGCGTATGAACATCCTCAACCGCACGCATGTTTTATCCAAAGCGTGGACGATGATCTGGTCAATGACGGCGGGATCATGGATCTTTGGGTGCGTGAAGCGCGTCTTTTTAAATACGGTTCCGGAACAGGAACCAACTTCTCCAATTTAAGAGGAGAAAACGAACCTCTTTCCGGCGGAGGAAAAAGTTCCGGTCTGATGAGTTTCTTAAAGATCGGTGACCGTGCCGCAGGTGCGATCAAGTCCGGCGGAACAACTCGCCGTGCCGCTAAGATGGTTTGTCTCGACGTCGATCATCCCGATATCGAAAATTTTATCGATTGGAAAGTGACCGAAGAGAAAAAAGTGGCTTCTCTGGTTACCGGTTCGATGCTCAACAACCGTCATCTCAATGCGATCATGTCCGCTTGTTACGAGATGGAAACCGAAGATCGTTTTGATCCGAAGAAAAATTCTTCCCTAAAGAAAACCATTCTCGAAGCGAAGAAAGTTCTCATTCCGGACAACTACATCAAACGCGTAATCGATCTTGCGAAACAAGGTTATAAGGAAATTCTTTTTGAAGAATTGACCACCGATTGGCAATCCGACGCTTACAACACCGTGTCCGGTCAGAACAGCAACAACTCAGTACGTCTTACGAACGAGTTTATGACCGCGGTGGAACAAGACCAACCTTGGAATCTGTATTTCAGAACCGAAAAGGAAAGAGCGAAGTCGGAAGGACGTAAGGCGAAACCTTCTCAAACACTTCGTGCGAGAGAGCTCTGGGAAAAAATTTCCTACGCGGCTTGGGCGAGCGCCGATCCTGGAACTCAATACCATACTACGATCAACGAATGGCATACATGTCCGGAAGACGGTTCGATCAATGCGTCGAACCCCTGCTCCGAATATATGTTCTTGGACAACACAGCTTGTAACCTCGCTTCCGCGAACTTACAAAAATTCGTAAACCTTGAAACGTTGAACTTTGACGTGGAAGGTTTCCGTTATCTTTGCAGACTCTGGACGATCATTCTCGAGATTTCCGTAACCATGGCTCAATTTCCTTCCAAGGAAATCGCAGAACTTTCCTATAAGTTCCGTACATTAGGACTCGGTTATGCGAACCTCGGTTCCATTCTGATGATTCTCGGGATTCCTTATGATTCTCAAGAAGCGATGGCGATCACCGGAGCGATTTCTTCCATCATGCACATGACCGCTTATGCTACTTCGGCGGAAATGGCGAAAGAACAAGGTCCGTTTGCCGGTTATGCGAAGAATAAAAAACACATGCTTCGTGTGATTCGTAACCACAAAAGAGCGGCTTACAACGCTCCTTCCGGCGACTACGAAGGTTTAACGATCACTCCAGTGGGAATCAATCCTGCATTCTGCCCTTCTTATATGCTCAAAGCGGCTCAAGAAGACTCGGATCTTGCATTGGAACTCGGTGAAAAATACGGTTATAGAAACGCTCAAGTTACGGTAATCGCTCCAACCGGAACGATCGGTCTCGTGATGGATTGTGATACAACCGGAATCGAACCGGACTTCGCACTCGTTAAGTTCAAAAAACTTGCGGGCGGCGGTTACTTCAAAATCATCAATCAATCCGTTCCTTACGGTTTGAAAAAACTCGGTTATTCTCCTTCCGAAATCGAAGCGATCGTGAACTATTGTAAAGGTCACGCGACTTTGAACGGAGCGCCGATCGTCAACACACAAGCGTTGAAAGAGAAAGGATTTACGAACGAGATTCTCGAAAAAGTGGAAGCTTCCCTTCCTCTTGCGTTCGATATCAACTTCGCGTTCAACAAATTCAACTTAGGTGAAGACTTCTTAACCAGAAACTTGGGAATCGCAAAAGAGGTTTTCGACGTTCCCGGTTTTTCCCTTCTCGAATACTTAGGATTCACGAAAGAGGAAATCAACAAAGCGAACGACTACGTTTGTGGAACGATGACGATCGAAAACGCTCCATTCTTAAAAGAGAAGGATTATCCGGTTTTCGATTGTGCGAACAAATGCGGTAAGTATGGAAAGAGATTCCTTTCCTACGAATCTCATATCCGCACGATGGCGGCGGCTCAGCCTTTTATCAGCGGCGCGATTTCCAAAACGATCAATCTTCCCGAAGACGCAGTCGTAGAAGACATCAAAAACGCTTACTTCCTTTCTTGGAAGATGATGATCAAAGCAAACGCTCTTTACAGAGACGGTTCTAAACTTTCTCAACCTTTGAACTCCGTATTGGAACTTTTAAACGGAATCGAAGTGGAAGAACAAGACGAAGTGAGAGAAGCGATGATCTCCAAGGATCCGGTTCAAATTGCGGAGAAGGTAATCACAAAATACATCTCTCACAGAAGAAAACTTCCGAGCAGAAGAGCTGGTTACACTCAGAAAGCGATCGTAGGCGGTCACAAGGTTTATCTAAGAACCGGCGAATACGAAGACGGTCAGATCGGAGAGATCTTTATCGATATGCACAAGGAAGGAGCGGCGTTTAGAAGTTTGATGAACGCGTTCGCGATTTCCGTTTCTCTCGGTTTACAACACGGGGTTCCGTTGGAAGAATACGTGGATGCGTTCACGTTCTTCAAATTCGAACCGAACGGAATCGTTTCCGGAAACAAACACATCAAGATGAGCACTTCCGTAATCGATTACATCTTCAGAGAATTGGCGATCACCTATCTCGGAAGATACGACCTCGGACAAGTGGCTCCCGAAGATTTGAGAGGAGATGAGATCGGTTCCAAACGTGCAACCGCCAAATCGAATCACCGTGAAACGGTAAGTTCGACGACTACTGCAACCGCGGTCGCGGATGTAGCTCCGAAGAAGGAAGTGGAAACGATTTCTTATTCTCAGATGATTTCCAAAGAAAGAACCGCGGCTCCGACCGGACTCGCTCTTTTGGAAGAAGTCAAACTCGCAAAGATCAAGGGTTACACAGGTGATTCTTGTTCCGAATGCGGTTCTTTCGAGATGGTGAGAAACGGTTCCTGCCTCAAGTGTATGTCTTGTGGTTCGACTACCGGATGTTCTTGA
- a CDS encoding c-type cytochrome codes for MILKFLKWIGTFLLIVILGLAAITVTRQNLKYEAPYPEIASSKDPAVIARGQHLATGPAHCVDCHKNVQEAESGVPISQVTLSGGQVFELPVGNFYTPNITPDMETGIGKLSDKEIARSLRYGVRADGTVLLDFMPFHNTSDEDLTAIISFLRSLKPKRNPIPQHEPNLIGKVLKAFVVKPVGPKGEVLKSIVPAPTPEYGEYLANSVANCNGCHTKRNVAGEFIGEPFAGGAPMEEPGKETLFPPNLTSHPEGKISLWTEEQFLQRFKLGKLVAHSHMPWGPYARMSEIELKAIYRFLKTVKPAKNPD; via the coding sequence ATGATCTTAAAATTTTTAAAGTGGATTGGGACCTTTTTACTGATCGTCATTTTGGGTCTGGCGGCGATTACGGTCACAAGGCAGAACTTGAAATATGAGGCTCCGTATCCTGAAATTGCTTCTTCTAAGGATCCGGCAGTAATCGCACGCGGACAACACTTAGCCACCGGTCCCGCTCATTGTGTGGATTGTCATAAGAACGTTCAGGAAGCGGAATCCGGCGTTCCTATTTCGCAAGTAACATTGTCGGGTGGACAGGTTTTTGAATTGCCGGTAGGAAATTTCTATACTCCGAATATTACCCCCGATATGGAAACCGGAATCGGTAAACTTTCGGATAAGGAAATTGCGCGCTCTCTCAGATACGGGGTTCGCGCCGATGGAACTGTCCTTTTGGATTTTATGCCTTTTCACAATACGAGCGATGAGGACCTTACGGCGATTATATCCTTTTTGCGAAGTCTAAAACCGAAACGAAATCCGATTCCGCAACACGAACCCAATCTGATCGGAAAAGTTTTGAAGGCGTTCGTTGTCAAACCGGTCGGACCGAAGGGAGAGGTTTTAAAATCGATTGTTCCAGCGCCAACTCCCGAATATGGAGAATATTTAGCCAACAGTGTCGCGAATTGCAACGGATGTCATACGAAACGGAACGTGGCCGGAGAATTTATCGGGGAACCTTTTGCAGGCGGAGCTCCGATGGAGGAACCCGGAAAGGAAACATTATTTCCTCCCAATCTAACTTCGCATCCTGAAGGAAAGATTTCTCTGTGGACCGAGGAACAATTCTTACAAAGATTCAAACTTGGAAAACTCGTGGCTCACAGTCATATGCCTTGGGGGCCTTACGCGAGGATGAGCGAAATAGAATTAAAGGCGATCTATCGATTTTTAAAAACTGTAAAACCTGCTAAAAATCCGGATTGA
- a CDS encoding DUF4180 domain-containing protein — protein sequence MEPERTLNLEELETKKGRIAVLNDPRVQILDGNSFLELLFSTTQNTIVLSKLNFPDSFFDLKTGLAGEIFQKLSNYKSRMIVLGDFSNIESKSLRDLIYECNKNGNVVFTERLEDAIELLK from the coding sequence ATGGAACCGGAACGGACTCTGAATTTGGAAGAATTGGAAACAAAAAAAGGAAGGATCGCGGTTCTAAACGATCCGCGGGTTCAAATTCTCGATGGAAATTCCTTTTTAGAACTTCTTTTTTCGACGACTCAGAATACGATCGTTCTTTCCAAACTCAATTTTCCGGATTCTTTCTTTGATCTAAAGACTGGACTTGCCGGAGAAATCTTCCAAAAACTCAGCAATTATAAAAGTAGGATGATCGTTCTCGGAGATTTTTCCAATATCGAATCAAAAAGTCTGCGGGATCTTATTTACGAGTGTAACAAAAACGGAAATGTCGTTTTTACCGAACGTTTGGAAGACGCGATCGAATTATTGAAATAA
- a CDS encoding exodeoxyribonuclease VII small subunit, whose translation MAESKSKISFEEALMELEQIAEKLERQDFSLEESLKAYERGMELKKICQGILDTAEGKIEALTKDENKKTVKASFKGESKTESKNSSASNSSAASSSSSEEEDLF comes from the coding sequence ATGGCAGAATCAAAATCAAAAATTTCATTCGAAGAAGCGTTGATGGAACTCGAACAAATCGCGGAAAAACTGGAACGCCAAGATTTCAGTTTGGAAGAATCCCTCAAAGCCTATGAAAGAGGAATGGAACTCAAAAAAATCTGCCAGGGAATTTTGGATACCGCGGAAGGAAAGATAGAAGCTTTGACCAAAGACGAAAACAAAAAGACGGTCAAGGCAAGTTTTAAGGGAGAATCCAAAACCGAATCCAAGAATAGTTCCGCTTCAAACTCCTCGGCCGCGTCTTCGTCCTCTTCCGAGGAAGAGGATCTATTTTAA